Proteins co-encoded in one Microbacterium hydrocarbonoxydans genomic window:
- a CDS encoding glycoside hydrolase family 3 N-terminal domain-containing protein: MTSQTLTESLPYLDPELPIAARVADLLDRMTVEEKIGQMLQLDARDDLDDHVLGRHVGSILHTSPERIIRANELTSQTRLRIPLLVAEDCIHGHSFWPGATIYPTQLGMAATWDAELVEKVARATAVEVAATGIHWTFSPVLCIARDLRWGRIDETFGEDPFLIGELASAMVRGYQGDGLDDPTAILATAKHFAGYSETQGGRDASEADISPRKLRSWFLPPFERVAREGCRTFMLGYQTTDGVPITVNDWLLSDVLRGEWGYTGTLITDWDNVGRMVWEQHVQPDYAHASAAAVSAGNDMIMNTPGFFEGALEAVSNGLLAEDAFDDAVARILTLKFELGLFEDPRLPQRELAAVVGSAAHAELNLETARRSIVLLENDGVLPLDPAALLKVAVVGPLADDAQTQLGDWAGGSGQAGWLDGQPREMITTVLDGLAGVGGWSVSHVRGADILTLESDPRGATFPDGQPRPPVVVPTSADQALIAEAVAAAAASDVVVAVVGDRIELVGEGRSTATLELIGGQNALLDALIATGTPVVIVLLASKPLVLPASASKAAAVIWAANPGMQGGRALAEIISGAVEPSGRLPISFARHVGQQPTYYNQIRGQHGDRYADLTQSPAWAFGEGRSYSSVSYGELSLTSDRVGVDDTVVAEVTVTNTGSRPVRETVQVYVRDSVTSVSWADKELKSYRQVDIAPGESVRVRLELAVAECSIVDAVGIRRVEPGAFELLVGPSSRNEVLLSAPFTVA, from the coding sequence ATGACCTCTCAGACCCTGACCGAATCCCTGCCGTACCTCGACCCCGAACTTCCGATCGCCGCCCGCGTCGCCGACCTGCTGGATCGCATGACGGTCGAGGAGAAGATCGGGCAGATGCTGCAGCTCGACGCCCGAGACGACCTCGACGATCACGTGCTCGGCAGGCACGTGGGATCGATCCTGCACACCTCGCCCGAGCGGATCATCCGCGCGAACGAGCTGACCTCGCAGACCCGGTTGCGCATCCCGCTGCTCGTCGCCGAGGACTGCATCCACGGACACTCCTTCTGGCCGGGGGCGACGATCTATCCGACGCAGCTCGGAATGGCGGCGACGTGGGATGCCGAGCTCGTCGAGAAGGTCGCCAGGGCCACCGCCGTCGAGGTCGCGGCCACCGGAATCCACTGGACGTTCTCTCCGGTGCTGTGCATCGCGCGCGACCTGCGCTGGGGCCGCATCGATGAGACGTTCGGCGAAGACCCGTTCCTGATCGGCGAACTGGCTTCGGCCATGGTGCGCGGCTACCAGGGCGACGGCCTCGACGACCCGACGGCGATCCTCGCGACCGCCAAGCACTTCGCCGGATACTCCGAGACGCAGGGCGGCCGTGATGCGAGCGAGGCCGACATTTCGCCGCGCAAGCTGCGGTCGTGGTTCCTGCCGCCGTTCGAGCGCGTGGCCCGCGAGGGATGCCGCACGTTCATGCTCGGCTATCAGACCACCGACGGCGTGCCGATCACGGTCAACGACTGGCTGCTCAGCGATGTGCTGCGCGGCGAGTGGGGCTACACGGGCACGCTCATCACCGACTGGGACAATGTGGGACGCATGGTGTGGGAGCAGCACGTGCAGCCCGACTACGCGCATGCCTCGGCCGCCGCCGTGAGCGCCGGCAACGACATGATCATGAACACCCCGGGCTTCTTCGAGGGTGCGCTCGAGGCGGTGTCGAACGGGCTCCTCGCAGAGGATGCCTTCGACGATGCCGTGGCGCGCATCCTGACTCTCAAGTTCGAACTCGGGCTCTTCGAAGACCCGCGGCTGCCGCAGCGCGAGCTGGCTGCCGTGGTCGGCAGCGCCGCGCACGCCGAGCTCAACCTCGAGACGGCACGCCGCTCGATCGTGCTGCTCGAGAACGACGGTGTGCTGCCGCTCGACCCCGCCGCGCTGCTGAAGGTCGCCGTGGTCGGGCCGCTCGCCGACGACGCCCAGACGCAGCTCGGCGACTGGGCGGGTGGATCGGGTCAGGCCGGATGGCTCGACGGACAGCCGCGCGAGATGATCACGACCGTGCTCGACGGTCTCGCCGGGGTGGGCGGATGGTCGGTCTCGCACGTGCGCGGCGCCGACATCCTGACGCTCGAGAGCGACCCGCGCGGGGCGACCTTCCCCGACGGTCAGCCTCGTCCTCCGGTGGTGGTGCCCACATCGGCCGACCAGGCGCTGATCGCCGAGGCGGTCGCCGCTGCGGCGGCATCCGACGTCGTGGTCGCCGTCGTCGGCGACCGCATCGAGCTGGTCGGCGAGGGCCGCTCGACCGCGACGCTCGAGCTGATCGGCGGACAGAACGCCCTGCTCGACGCGCTCATCGCGACGGGCACGCCGGTGGTCATTGTGCTGCTCGCCTCGAAGCCGCTCGTGCTGCCGGCATCCGCATCGAAGGCCGCCGCCGTGATCTGGGCCGCGAACCCGGGAATGCAGGGTGGGCGCGCCCTGGCCGAGATCATCTCGGGCGCGGTCGAGCCGTCGGGGCGCCTGCCGATCTCGTTCGCGCGCCACGTCGGTCAGCAGCCGACCTACTACAACCAGATCCGGGGCCAGCACGGAGACCGCTACGCCGACCTGACCCAGTCACCCGCGTGGGCGTTCGGCGAGGGCCGGTCGTACTCGTCGGTCTCGTATGGCGAGCTGTCGCTCACGTCCGACCGGGTCGGTGTCGACGATACGGTCGTCGCCGAGGTCACGGTCACGAACACGGGTTCTCGGCCTGTGCGCGAGACCGTGCAGGTCTATGTGCGCGACTCGGTGACGAGTGTCAGCTGGGCCGACAAAGAGCTCAAGAGCTACCGCCAGGTCGACATCGCGCCCGGCGAGTCGGTGCGGGTGCGCCTCGAGCTCGCCGTCGCCGAATGCTCGATCGTCGACGCCGTCGGCATCCGCCGGGTGGAGCCGGGGGCGTTCGAGCTGCTCGTGGGGCCGAGCTCGCGCAACGAGGTCCTGCTGAGCGCTCCGTTCACCGTCGCCTGA
- the soxR gene encoding redox-sensitive transcriptional activator SoxR, translating to MNADADAERTPHGPDEPLTIGEMSRRTGVAPSALHFYESLGLIASTRTAGNQRRYARHMLRRVSLITVAKRLGIPLSDVHDAFADVPLTQTPSHEDWQRASRRWKRELEKRREGIERLERELTGCIGCGCLSMKACGLLNPDDALGSQGAGPQRLRDEDV from the coding sequence ATGAATGCCGACGCTGACGCGGAGCGCACGCCGCACGGCCCCGACGAGCCGCTGACCATCGGCGAGATGAGCCGTCGCACCGGCGTCGCCCCCTCGGCCCTGCACTTCTACGAGAGCCTCGGCCTCATCGCGTCCACTCGCACCGCGGGCAATCAGCGCCGCTACGCCCGCCACATGCTGCGACGGGTCTCGCTCATCACGGTGGCGAAGCGCCTCGGCATCCCGCTGTCCGATGTGCACGATGCGTTCGCCGACGTTCCGCTCACGCAGACGCCCAGTCATGAGGACTGGCAGCGGGCGTCGCGGCGCTGGAAGCGCGAGCTCGAGAAGCGCCGCGAAGGCATCGAGCGCCTCGAACGAGAGCTGACCGGATGCATCGGCTGCGGGTGCCTGTCGATGAAGGCGTGCGGTCTGCTCAACCCCGACGATGCTCTGGGGAGCCAGGGCGCGGGTCCTCAGCGACTCCGCGACGAGGACGTCTGA
- the fdxA gene encoding ferredoxin produces the protein MTYVIALPCVDVKDRACIDECPVDCIYEGERSLYIHPDECVDCGACEPVCPVEAIYYEDDLPEEWQDYYKANVEFFDEMGSPGGAAKLGVIERDHPIIAALPPQEAPA, from the coding sequence ATGACCTATGTGATCGCGCTGCCATGCGTCGATGTCAAGGACCGTGCGTGCATCGACGAGTGTCCTGTCGACTGCATCTATGAGGGCGAGCGCTCGCTGTACATCCATCCCGACGAATGCGTCGACTGCGGCGCGTGCGAACCCGTCTGCCCCGTCGAGGCGATCTACTACGAAGACGACCTGCCGGAAGAATGGCAGGACTACTACAAGGCCAACGTCGAGTTCTTCGATGAGATGGGATCGCCCGGAGGCGCCGCGAAGCTCGGCGTCATCGAGCGCGACCACCCGATCATCGCAGCCCTTCCGCCACAGGAGGCACCCGCATGA
- a CDS encoding flavin reductase family protein yields the protein MTTQPHPAAPVPSEVGEGLKAAFRAHPAGVAIITAMTPAGPVGLTASSVASVAVDPAAIVFSVTRATGSAGSILNAESFVVHLIDDEHSALAQSFAVSGADRFTPDQGWSTLPTGEPYLAEARAAMRGHTMSTVAVGSSTVVVAEIDEVLLGRPGRPLVYLDRRFHSLPTDQND from the coding sequence ATGACCACCCAGCCGCATCCCGCCGCCCCCGTGCCTTCCGAGGTCGGTGAAGGACTCAAGGCCGCATTCCGTGCGCATCCGGCCGGCGTCGCGATCATCACGGCGATGACCCCTGCGGGGCCGGTCGGCCTCACGGCCTCCAGCGTCGCGTCCGTCGCTGTCGACCCGGCGGCGATCGTGTTCTCGGTGACCAGGGCGACCGGCAGCGCGGGGTCGATCCTCAACGCGGAGTCGTTCGTCGTGCACCTGATCGACGACGAGCATTCGGCCCTGGCGCAGAGCTTCGCGGTGAGCGGCGCCGACCGCTTCACGCCCGATCAGGGCTGGAGCACTCTTCCGACCGGTGAGCCGTATCTCGCCGAGGCGCGCGCCGCGATGCGCGGTCACACGATGTCGACCGTCGCGGTCGGCTCATCGACCGTGGTGGTCGCCGAGATCGACGAAGTGCTGCTCGGGCGGCCGGGTCGACCGCTCGTCTACCTCGACCGCCGGTTCCACTCACTCCCCACCGATCAGAACGACTGA
- a CDS encoding superoxide dismutase translates to MSAAYTLPELPYDYSALAPHISGKIMELHHSKHHQAYVTGANTALEQLGAARESGEFAAVNKLEKDLAFNLGGHINHSVFWENLSPDGGGNPEGELEAALTDAFGSIDAFRAHFTATALGVQGSGWAVLAWDSVGARPVIFQLFDQQGNAPLGVTPLLQLDVWEHAYYLDYLNVRADYVKAFWELVNWSDVQRRFQAVQEKTAGLIVAR, encoded by the coding sequence ATGTCCGCTGCATACACACTCCCCGAGCTGCCGTACGACTACTCGGCGCTCGCCCCGCACATCTCGGGCAAGATCATGGAGCTGCACCACTCGAAGCACCACCAGGCCTACGTCACCGGCGCCAACACCGCCCTCGAGCAGCTCGGCGCCGCCCGCGAATCGGGCGAGTTCGCGGCCGTGAACAAGCTCGAGAAGGACCTCGCGTTCAACCTCGGCGGCCACATCAACCACTCGGTGTTCTGGGAGAACCTGTCGCCCGACGGCGGCGGCAACCCCGAGGGCGAACTCGAGGCGGCGCTGACCGACGCGTTCGGCTCGATCGACGCGTTCCGTGCGCACTTCACCGCGACCGCGCTCGGCGTGCAGGGCTCGGGCTGGGCTGTTCTCGCGTGGGACAGCGTCGGCGCCCGTCCGGTCATCTTCCAGCTGTTCGACCAGCAGGGCAACGCACCGCTCGGTGTGACGCCGCTGCTGCAGCTCGACGTCTGGGAGCACGCCTATTACCTCGACTACCTCAACGTGCGCGCCGACTACGTGAAGGCGTTCTGGGAGCTCGTGAACTGGTCTGACGTGCAGCGCCGCTTCCAGGCTGTGCAGGAGAAGACCGCAGGGCTCATCGTCGCCCGCTGA
- a CDS encoding arsenate reductase ArsC — MTTTTTKPSVLFVCVHNAGRSQMAAGFLREVAGDRIEVRSAGSMPAEQINPIAVEAMSELGIDITTEQPKVLTTEAVQASDVVITMGCGDACPFFPGKRYEDWELDDPAGQDIDAVRPIRDDIRRRIEALAGELLG; from the coding sequence ATGACCACGACCACCACCAAGCCGTCCGTCCTCTTCGTGTGCGTGCACAATGCGGGTCGCTCGCAGATGGCCGCAGGCTTTCTGCGCGAGGTCGCCGGAGACCGCATCGAGGTGCGCTCAGCCGGCTCGATGCCGGCCGAGCAGATCAACCCGATCGCGGTCGAGGCGATGAGCGAGCTCGGCATCGACATCACCACCGAGCAGCCCAAGGTGCTCACGACCGAGGCAGTGCAGGCATCCGATGTCGTGATCACGATGGGATGCGGCGACGCCTGCCCGTTCTTCCCCGGAAAGCGCTACGAGGACTGGGAGCTCGACGACCCGGCCGGGCAGGACATCGACGCCGTGCGTCCGATCCGCGACGACATCCGCCGCCGCATCGAGGCGCTCGCGGGCGAGCTGCTCGGCTGA
- a CDS encoding FAD-dependent oxidoreductase, translating to MSDLPIVVIGAGPQGLAAAAHLVERGEDVVVVERGRGPASAVSEWGHVRLFSAWPELMDAAARRLLDPIGWIAPTAGYPTGAEWVSDYLEPLAAALGGRIRYGTAVTGVARQGRDKIVESGRRNQPFVVHTLDTDGIESRILARAVIDASGTWDLPNPAGADGFPAPGEAAASDRISYRIPGDVAQLAGSHAVVVGAGHSATHAVLRLSELARRSPGTRVTWLLRRGSAANVLGGGTGDQLPERAALGQRVSKVIHDGVVEVVTGFRVAEFRQDEEGLTLVAEDGREMTAVGRVFALTGFRPDTGILRELRIELDPALEAVAGIASEIDPNIHSCGSVAATGARQLAQPEQGLFIVGAKSYGRAPTFLALTGYEQVRSVAAHLAGDHEGAARNELTLPETGACGGSGDFDDGADGCCAAPAVLQIGRTPSTTLTPARSLTLETS from the coding sequence GTGTCCGACCTTCCCATCGTCGTCATCGGCGCGGGGCCGCAGGGTCTCGCAGCGGCGGCGCATCTCGTCGAACGCGGTGAAGACGTCGTCGTCGTCGAACGCGGGCGCGGCCCTGCATCCGCAGTCTCCGAATGGGGTCACGTGCGGTTGTTCTCGGCGTGGCCCGAGCTGATGGATGCTGCCGCGCGCCGCCTGCTCGATCCGATCGGGTGGATCGCACCGACGGCGGGGTATCCGACCGGGGCCGAATGGGTGAGCGACTACCTCGAGCCTCTCGCGGCGGCGCTCGGTGGGCGGATCCGGTACGGCACCGCCGTCACGGGCGTCGCCCGTCAGGGTCGCGACAAGATCGTCGAGTCCGGACGCAGGAACCAGCCGTTCGTCGTGCACACCCTCGACACGGACGGCATCGAGTCGCGGATCCTCGCCCGGGCGGTCATCGACGCGAGCGGCACCTGGGATCTCCCCAACCCCGCGGGCGCAGATGGCTTCCCCGCACCCGGTGAGGCTGCGGCATCCGATCGGATCTCTTACCGCATCCCGGGCGACGTGGCTCAGCTGGCGGGCTCGCATGCGGTGGTCGTCGGAGCGGGACACTCCGCCACGCACGCCGTGCTGCGCCTGAGCGAACTGGCGCGCCGGTCGCCGGGAACCCGCGTCACCTGGCTGCTGCGTCGAGGGAGCGCCGCGAACGTTCTCGGAGGCGGCACAGGAGATCAGCTGCCCGAACGCGCAGCGCTCGGGCAGCGGGTGTCGAAGGTGATCCATGACGGCGTCGTCGAGGTGGTGACCGGATTCCGTGTCGCCGAGTTCCGGCAGGACGAGGAGGGCCTGACGCTCGTCGCCGAAGACGGCCGCGAGATGACAGCTGTCGGACGGGTGTTCGCGCTCACCGGATTCCGGCCGGACACCGGCATCCTGCGCGAACTCAGAATCGAGCTCGACCCGGCGCTCGAGGCGGTCGCCGGCATCGCATCCGAGATCGATCCGAACATCCACTCGTGCGGCTCCGTCGCCGCGACCGGCGCCCGACAGCTCGCCCAGCCGGAACAGGGGTTGTTCATCGTCGGCGCGAAGTCGTACGGCCGAGCGCCGACCTTCCTCGCCCTCACCGGCTACGAGCAGGTGCGCAGCGTCGCGGCCCACCTCGCCGGCGATCACGAGGGTGCGGCCCGCAACGAACTCACCCTGCCCGAGACCGGCGCGTGCGGCGGATCAGGGGACTTCGACGACGGCGCAGACGGATGCTGCGCCGCGCCGGCCGTGCTGCAGATCGGCAGGACCCCGTCGACGACCCTCACCCCCGCGCGCTCGCTTACCCTGGAGACATCATGA
- a CDS encoding metalloregulator ArsR/SmtB family transcription factor, translating to MTLPVTIEQTACCTPRAASALPVAEAERIAHVFKALGDPTRIRLLSLISSAEGGEACICDLTDPVGLSQGTVSHHMKLLAEAGLVTREQRGRWAYFSLAEGALDAAGDALRAV from the coding sequence ATGACGCTTCCCGTGACGATCGAGCAGACCGCGTGCTGCACGCCGCGCGCGGCATCCGCTCTTCCGGTCGCCGAGGCCGAGCGCATCGCGCATGTGTTCAAGGCGCTGGGCGATCCGACGCGCATCCGTCTGCTCTCGCTGATCTCGTCGGCAGAGGGCGGCGAAGCCTGCATCTGCGACCTCACCGATCCGGTCGGTCTGTCGCAGGGCACGGTCTCGCATCACATGAAGCTGCTGGCCGAGGCAGGCCTCGTCACCCGTGAGCAACGCGGCAGGTGGGCCTACTTCTCCCTCGCCGAGGGTGCTCTCGACGCTGCCGGTGACGCACTGCGGGCTGTCTGA
- the nhaA gene encoding Na+/H+ antiporter NhaA, translating to MSASPVRPRARLRLAPHELWRGIRSNAHSDVLGGSLLLAATVAALILANTPAVGWYESVRDFTFGIPELHLDLSVGAWAADGLLAIFFFVVGLELKEEFVTGRLRDPRQAALPIAAAVGGVVVPAIIFAVINAGDADALRGWAIPTATDIAFAVAVIAVVGRFLPPALRVFLLTLAIIDDLIAITIIATFYTETISFPWLALALLPLAGFALLVQKGVRAWWILLPLAVAVWVCIHAAGIHATVAGVLLGFVVPVVPTQRARVRRGSDADGEPLYDGLAPHFADRWGVVATLFAVPVFAFFAAGVTIGGLEGLRSALTDPIAIGIIVGLVLGKPIGILATTFLLSRVPALRLDETLRWPDLTGMAFLAGIGFTVSLLVGELAYGSSSVADEHVKIGVLLGSLIAAVIGGLMLARRNARARRSAVDA from the coding sequence ATGTCCGCTTCCCCTGTCCGTCCCCGTGCCCGCCTGCGCCTCGCACCGCATGAGCTGTGGCGCGGCATCCGCTCCAACGCCCACAGCGACGTGCTCGGCGGTTCCCTTCTGCTCGCCGCCACGGTCGCAGCGCTGATCCTCGCCAACACTCCCGCCGTGGGGTGGTACGAGTCCGTTCGCGACTTCACGTTCGGCATCCCCGAGCTGCACCTCGACCTCAGCGTGGGCGCGTGGGCGGCCGACGGTCTGCTCGCGATCTTCTTCTTCGTCGTCGGTCTCGAGCTGAAGGAGGAATTCGTCACGGGCCGTCTGCGCGATCCGCGCCAGGCCGCGCTGCCGATCGCCGCTGCCGTCGGCGGCGTGGTCGTGCCGGCGATCATCTTCGCGGTGATCAACGCGGGTGACGCCGACGCGCTGCGCGGCTGGGCGATTCCGACCGCCACCGACATCGCCTTCGCGGTCGCGGTGATCGCGGTGGTCGGACGGTTCCTCCCGCCCGCGCTCCGCGTCTTCCTGCTCACGCTCGCGATCATCGACGATCTGATCGCCATCACGATCATCGCGACGTTCTACACCGAGACGATCAGCTTCCCGTGGCTCGCGCTCGCTCTGCTGCCCCTCGCCGGATTCGCGCTGCTGGTGCAGAAGGGCGTGCGGGCATGGTGGATCCTGCTCCCGCTCGCCGTCGCCGTATGGGTCTGCATCCACGCCGCGGGCATCCATGCGACGGTCGCCGGGGTGCTGCTCGGCTTCGTCGTGCCGGTGGTTCCGACCCAGCGCGCGCGCGTGCGGCGGGGGTCGGATGCCGACGGCGAGCCGCTGTACGACGGCCTGGCGCCGCACTTCGCCGACCGGTGGGGCGTCGTGGCGACTCTGTTCGCCGTGCCGGTCTTCGCGTTCTTCGCGGCGGGCGTCACGATCGGCGGTCTCGAAGGCCTCCGCTCGGCGCTGACCGACCCGATCGCGATCGGGATCATCGTCGGCCTCGTGCTGGGCAAGCCGATCGGGATCCTCGCGACCACGTTCCTGCTGAGCCGCGTACCGGCTCTGCGTCTCGACGAGACGTTGCGCTGGCCCGACCTCACGGGCATGGCGTTCCTCGCCGGAATCGGATTCACCGTCTCGCTGCTCGTCGGCGAGCTCGCCTACGGGTCGAGTTCGGTCGCCGACGAGCACGTCAAGATCGGCGTGCTGCTCGGCTCCCTCATCGCAGCGGTGATCGGCGGGCTGATGCTCGCGAGACGCAATGCACGGGCCCGCCGATCCGCGGTCGACGCCTGA
- a CDS encoding arylsulfatase produces MSDKPNILIIWGDDIGIANLSTYTDGLMGYRTPNIDRIADEGVKFTDYYGEQSCTAGRAAFITGQNPYRTGLTKVGMPGARLGLQPEDPTIADALKHHGYATGQFGKNHLGDRDEHLPTAHGFDEFFGNLYHLNAEEEPEHPDYPTDEEYPGFSERFRPRGVIHSWANDDGTQRIEDTGPLTKKRMETVDEEFRDAAADFIRAQADDDTPFFVWFNSTHMHFRTHTKEESKGRAGRWQSEYHDTMLDHDDVVGSLLDLLDELGLAENTIVMYSTDNGPHMNSWPDAGMTPFRNEKNSNWEGAYRVPAMVRWPGHVPAGTTLNGIVSHNDWFVTLLAAAGDTDIADRLRAGTDLHGTAYKVHLDGNNQLDYITGVVEHSPRRHFFYVSDDGDLTALRFENWKFVFLEQRAVGTLQVWQEPYIELRFPKLFNLRTDPFERADITSNTYWDWVLDHIFLFIPAQAYVANMLQTLVEFPARQESASFTITQVMAKLQSTVGSS; encoded by the coding sequence ATGTCAGACAAGCCCAACATCCTCATCATCTGGGGCGATGACATCGGCATCGCCAATCTGAGCACGTACACCGACGGCCTGATGGGCTACCGGACCCCGAACATCGATCGGATCGCCGACGAGGGTGTGAAGTTCACGGACTACTACGGCGAGCAGAGCTGCACCGCCGGGCGCGCGGCGTTCATCACGGGCCAGAACCCGTATCGCACGGGCCTGACCAAGGTGGGGATGCCGGGGGCGAGGCTGGGGCTGCAGCCCGAGGACCCGACCATCGCCGATGCGCTCAAGCACCACGGCTACGCCACCGGCCAGTTCGGCAAGAACCACCTCGGCGATCGCGACGAGCATCTGCCCACCGCCCACGGGTTCGACGAGTTCTTCGGGAATCTCTACCATCTGAACGCCGAAGAGGAGCCGGAGCACCCCGACTACCCCACCGACGAGGAGTACCCGGGCTTCAGCGAGCGATTCCGCCCTCGTGGCGTCATCCACTCATGGGCGAACGACGACGGCACACAGCGCATCGAAGACACCGGCCCGTTGACGAAGAAGCGCATGGAGACCGTCGACGAGGAGTTCCGCGATGCGGCGGCCGACTTCATCCGTGCGCAGGCCGACGACGACACCCCGTTCTTCGTGTGGTTCAACTCGACGCACATGCACTTCCGCACCCACACCAAGGAGGAGAGCAAGGGGCGGGCGGGACGCTGGCAGTCGGAATACCACGACACGATGCTCGATCACGACGACGTGGTCGGCAGCCTGCTCGATCTGCTCGACGAGCTCGGCCTCGCCGAGAACACGATCGTCATGTACTCCACCGACAACGGCCCGCACATGAACAGCTGGCCGGATGCCGGCATGACGCCGTTCCGCAACGAGAAGAACTCGAACTGGGAGGGCGCCTACAGGGTCCCGGCGATGGTGCGCTGGCCCGGGCATGTTCCCGCCGGCACGACGCTGAACGGCATCGTGAGTCACAACGATTGGTTCGTGACACTGCTCGCGGCGGCCGGCGACACCGACATCGCCGACCGGCTGAGGGCGGGCACCGACCTGCACGGCACCGCGTACAAGGTGCACCTCGACGGCAACAATCAGCTCGACTACATCACGGGGGTGGTCGAGCACAGCCCTCGCAGACACTTCTTCTACGTCTCGGACGACGGCGACCTCACGGCGCTGCGCTTCGAGAACTGGAAGTTCGTCTTTCTCGAGCAGCGCGCCGTCGGCACCCTGCAGGTGTGGCAGGAGCCCTACATCGAACTGCGGTTCCCGAAGCTCTTCAACCTGCGCACCGATCCGTTCGAACGCGCCGACATCACCTCGAACACGTACTGGGACTGGGTGCTCGACCACATCTTCCTGTTCATCCCGGCGCAGGCCTATGTCGCGAACATGCTGCAGACCCTCGTCGAGTTCCCCGCCCGCCAAGAATCGGCGTCGTTCACGATCACGCAGGTCATGGCGAAGCTGCAGTCGACGGTGGGCAGCTCCTGA
- a CDS encoding formylglycine-generating enzyme family protein produces the protein MVLIPGGTFRMGSEDFYPDERPVHEREVAAFEIDRYQVTNAQYAEFVDATGYVTVAERPLDPAAFPDADPKDLVPGSMVFTPTAGPTDLRNWRNWWRWQAGASWRHPFGPDSSIDDRLQHPVVHIAFEDAVAYADWVGMRLPTEAEHEYAARGGLDGAAFAWGDEIYPGGEAQANSWLGRFPYDNQGVGGTAPVGSYEANGYGLYDMIANVWEWTSDFYTPRHLKLSDKPVDPGKRANLLAAASAQEGFPSIPRRVLKGGSHLCSPDYCLRFRPAARSPQAEDTGMSHIGFRLTRSV, from the coding sequence ATGGTCCTGATCCCCGGCGGAACGTTCCGGATGGGTTCTGAGGACTTCTATCCCGACGAGCGCCCGGTGCACGAGCGCGAGGTCGCGGCGTTCGAGATCGACCGCTACCAGGTGACCAATGCGCAGTACGCCGAGTTCGTCGATGCGACGGGCTATGTCACGGTGGCCGAGCGTCCGCTCGATCCGGCGGCCTTTCCCGATGCGGATCCGAAGGACCTCGTTCCCGGGTCCATGGTGTTCACGCCGACCGCCGGCCCGACCGACCTGCGCAACTGGCGCAACTGGTGGCGCTGGCAGGCGGGCGCCTCGTGGCGGCATCCGTTCGGCCCCGACTCGTCGATCGACGATCGGCTGCAGCATCCTGTGGTGCACATCGCCTTCGAGGACGCGGTCGCCTACGCCGACTGGGTCGGGATGCGGCTGCCCACCGAAGCCGAGCACGAGTACGCCGCCCGCGGCGGCCTCGACGGCGCCGCGTTCGCGTGGGGCGACGAGATCTATCCCGGCGGCGAGGCGCAGGCGAACTCCTGGCTGGGTCGATTCCCCTATGACAACCAGGGCGTCGGCGGCACGGCCCCGGTCGGCTCTTACGAGGCCAACGGCTACGGCCTCTACGACATGATCGCGAACGTCTGGGAGTGGACGAGCGACTTCTACACGCCGCGGCACCTGAAGCTGTCCGACAAGCCGGTGGATCCCGGAAAACGTGCGAACCTGCTCGCCGCGGCGAGCGCGCAGGAGGGCTTCCCGAGCATCCCTCGCCGTGTGCTCAAGGGCGGATCACACCTCTGCTCCCCCGACTACTGCCTGCGCTTCCGCCCGGCCGCGCGTTCCCCCCAGGCCGAGGACACCGGCATGTCGCACATCGGATTCCGCCTCACCCGCTCCGTGTGA